Proteins from a genomic interval of Cyclopterus lumpus isolate fCycLum1 chromosome 18, fCycLum1.pri, whole genome shotgun sequence:
- the hnrnpc gene encoding heterogeneous nuclear ribonucleoproteins C1/C2 isoform X3, translated as MSPLSPKTQRQTSSDLITDPMDNVTNKTDPRSLNSRVFIGNLNTLLVTKGDVEAIFAKYGKIVGCSVHKGYAFVQYANERNARNAVVSEDGRMIVGQVLDINLAGEPKPHRSKTVKRSAGDMYSSSVDLDYDFQRDYYDRMYSYQSRVPPPPPPPLSRAVIPSKRPRVSVSGGGSRRTKTSFSSSSKTSQRTSRAAVKVDDLQTIKRELTQIKHKVDYLLESLERMEKDHGKKSDMKSCKPEPGEVSPLHSSTSSKKCDGLKRSMNDSDDEGDLLEDDDEMKSRGREDDEEEPEEGEDDGDSANGDES; from the exons ATGTCACCATTATCACCGAAA ACTCAGAGGCAGACCTCCAGCGACCTGATCACAGATCCAATGGA CAACGTGACCAACAAGACGGACCCGCGCTCCCTCAACTCCCGGGTCTTCATCGGCAACCTCAACACCCTGCTGGTCACCAAGGGCGACGTGGAGGCCATCTTCGCCAAGTACGGCAAGATCGTGGGCTGCTCCGTGCACAAGGGCTACGCCTTCGTGCAGTACGCCAACGAGAGGAACGCCCGCAACGCCGTGGTCAGCGAGGACGGGAGGATGATCGTGGGACAGGTGCTAG acATCAACCTGGCAGGTGAGCCCAAACCTCACCGGTCGAAGACAGTGAAGCGCTCTGCGGGAGAcatgtacag TTCATCTGTTGATTTGGACTACGACTTCCAGAGAGATTACTACGACAG GATGTACTCCTACCAGTCCCGCgtgcctccccctcccccgcccccgcTGTCCCGCGCCGTCATCCCCTCGAAGCGCCCGAGGGTGAGCGTGAGCGGGGGGGGCAGCCGGCGGACCAAGACCagcttctcctcgtcctccaagACCAGCCAGAGGACCTCCCGCGCCGCGGTGAAGGTGGACGACCTGCAGACCATCAAGAGGGAGCTCACGCAGATCAAGCACAAGGTGGACTACCTGCTGGAGAGCCTCGAGCGCATGGAGAAGGACCACGGAAAGAAGTCGG ATATGAAGAGCTGCAAACCTGAACCAGGTGAGGTGtcccccctccactcctccacctccagcaaGAAATGTGACGGATTGAAACGGAGCATGAACGACTCGGACGACGAGGGAGATCTGCTGGAGGATGACGacgag AtgaagagcagagggagagaggatgacgaggaggagcCCGAAGAAGGAGAGGACGACGGAGACAGCGCCAACGGAGACGAGTCCtaa
- the hnrnpc gene encoding heterogeneous nuclear ribonucleoproteins C1/C2 isoform X5 has protein sequence MASSNVTNKTDPRSLNSRVFIGNLNTLLVTKGDVEAIFAKYGKIVGCSVHKGYAFVQYANERNARNAVVSEDGRMIVGQVLDINLAGEPKPHRSKTVKRSAGDMYSSSVDLDYDFQRDYYDRMYSYQSRVPPPPPPPLSRAVIPSKRPRVSVSGGGSRRTKTSFSSSSKTSQRTSRAAVKVDDLQTIKRELTQIKHKVDYLLESLERMEKDHGKKSDMKSCKPEPGEVSPLHSSTSSKKCDGLKRSMNDSDDEGDLLEDDDEMKSRGREDDEEEPEEGEDDGDSANGDES, from the exons ATGGCCAGCAGCAACGTGACCAACAAGACGGACCCGCGCTCCCTCAACTCCCGGGTCTTCATCGGCAACCTCAACACCCTGCTGGTCACCAAGGGCGACGTGGAGGCCATCTTCGCCAAGTACGGCAAGATCGTGGGCTGCTCCGTGCACAAGGGCTACGCCTTCGTGCAGTACGCCAACGAGAGGAACGCCCGCAACGCCGTGGTCAGCGAGGACGGGAGGATGATCGTGGGACAGGTGCTAG acATCAACCTGGCAGGTGAGCCCAAACCTCACCGGTCGAAGACAGTGAAGCGCTCTGCGGGAGAcatgtacag TTCATCTGTTGATTTGGACTACGACTTCCAGAGAGATTACTACGACAG GATGTACTCCTACCAGTCCCGCgtgcctccccctcccccgcccccgcTGTCCCGCGCCGTCATCCCCTCGAAGCGCCCGAGGGTGAGCGTGAGCGGGGGGGGCAGCCGGCGGACCAAGACCagcttctcctcgtcctccaagACCAGCCAGAGGACCTCCCGCGCCGCGGTGAAGGTGGACGACCTGCAGACCATCAAGAGGGAGCTCACGCAGATCAAGCACAAGGTGGACTACCTGCTGGAGAGCCTCGAGCGCATGGAGAAGGACCACGGAAAGAAGTCGG ATATGAAGAGCTGCAAACCTGAACCAGGTGAGGTGtcccccctccactcctccacctccagcaaGAAATGTGACGGATTGAAACGGAGCATGAACGACTCGGACGACGAGGGAGATCTGCTGGAGGATGACGacgag AtgaagagcagagggagagaggatgacgaggaggagcCCGAAGAAGGAGAGGACGACGGAGACAGCGCCAACGGAGACGAGTCCtaa
- the hnrnpc gene encoding heterogeneous nuclear ribonucleoproteins C1/C2 isoform X6: MDSNVTNKTDPRSLNSRVFIGNLNTLLVTKGDVEAIFAKYGKIVGCSVHKGYAFVQYANERNARNAVVSEDGRMIVGQVLDINLAGEPKPHRSKTVKRSAGDMYSSSVDLDYDFQRDYYDRMYSYQSRVPPPPPPPLSRAVIPSKRPRVSVSGGGSRRTKTSFSSSSKTSQRTSRAAVKVDDLQTIKRELTQIKHKVDYLLESLERMEKDHGKKSDMKSCKPEPGEVSPLHSSTSSKKCDGLKRSMNDSDDEGDLLEDDDEMKSRGREDDEEEPEEGEDDGDSANGDES, translated from the exons ATGGA CAGCAACGTGACCAACAAGACGGACCCGCGCTCCCTCAACTCCCGGGTCTTCATCGGCAACCTCAACACCCTGCTGGTCACCAAGGGCGACGTGGAGGCCATCTTCGCCAAGTACGGCAAGATCGTGGGCTGCTCCGTGCACAAGGGCTACGCCTTCGTGCAGTACGCCAACGAGAGGAACGCCCGCAACGCCGTGGTCAGCGAGGACGGGAGGATGATCGTGGGACAGGTGCTAG acATCAACCTGGCAGGTGAGCCCAAACCTCACCGGTCGAAGACAGTGAAGCGCTCTGCGGGAGAcatgtacag TTCATCTGTTGATTTGGACTACGACTTCCAGAGAGATTACTACGACAG GATGTACTCCTACCAGTCCCGCgtgcctccccctcccccgcccccgcTGTCCCGCGCCGTCATCCCCTCGAAGCGCCCGAGGGTGAGCGTGAGCGGGGGGGGCAGCCGGCGGACCAAGACCagcttctcctcgtcctccaagACCAGCCAGAGGACCTCCCGCGCCGCGGTGAAGGTGGACGACCTGCAGACCATCAAGAGGGAGCTCACGCAGATCAAGCACAAGGTGGACTACCTGCTGGAGAGCCTCGAGCGCATGGAGAAGGACCACGGAAAGAAGTCGG ATATGAAGAGCTGCAAACCTGAACCAGGTGAGGTGtcccccctccactcctccacctccagcaaGAAATGTGACGGATTGAAACGGAGCATGAACGACTCGGACGACGAGGGAGATCTGCTGGAGGATGACGacgag AtgaagagcagagggagagaggatgacgaggaggagcCCGAAGAAGGAGAGGACGACGGAGACAGCGCCAACGGAGACGAGTCCtaa
- the hnrnpc gene encoding heterogeneous nuclear ribonucleoproteins C1/C2 isoform X1 — translation MSPLSPKTQRQTSSDLITDPMDPMASSNVTNKTDPRSLNSRVFIGNLNTLLVTKGDVEAIFAKYGKIVGCSVHKGYAFVQYANERNARNAVVSEDGRMIVGQVLDINLAGEPKPHRSKTVKRSAGDMYSSSVDLDYDFQRDYYDRMYSYQSRVPPPPPPPLSRAVIPSKRPRVSVSGGGSRRTKTSFSSSSKTSQRTSRAAVKVDDLQTIKRELTQIKHKVDYLLESLERMEKDHGKKSDMKSCKPEPGEVSPLHSSTSSKKCDGLKRSMNDSDDEGDLLEDDDEMKSRGREDDEEEPEEGEDDGDSANGDES, via the exons ATGTCACCATTATCACCGAAA ACTCAGAGGCAGACCTCCAGCGACCTGATCACAGATCCAATGGA CCCGATGGCCAGCAGCAACGTGACCAACAAGACGGACCCGCGCTCCCTCAACTCCCGGGTCTTCATCGGCAACCTCAACACCCTGCTGGTCACCAAGGGCGACGTGGAGGCCATCTTCGCCAAGTACGGCAAGATCGTGGGCTGCTCCGTGCACAAGGGCTACGCCTTCGTGCAGTACGCCAACGAGAGGAACGCCCGCAACGCCGTGGTCAGCGAGGACGGGAGGATGATCGTGGGACAGGTGCTAG acATCAACCTGGCAGGTGAGCCCAAACCTCACCGGTCGAAGACAGTGAAGCGCTCTGCGGGAGAcatgtacag TTCATCTGTTGATTTGGACTACGACTTCCAGAGAGATTACTACGACAG GATGTACTCCTACCAGTCCCGCgtgcctccccctcccccgcccccgcTGTCCCGCGCCGTCATCCCCTCGAAGCGCCCGAGGGTGAGCGTGAGCGGGGGGGGCAGCCGGCGGACCAAGACCagcttctcctcgtcctccaagACCAGCCAGAGGACCTCCCGCGCCGCGGTGAAGGTGGACGACCTGCAGACCATCAAGAGGGAGCTCACGCAGATCAAGCACAAGGTGGACTACCTGCTGGAGAGCCTCGAGCGCATGGAGAAGGACCACGGAAAGAAGTCGG ATATGAAGAGCTGCAAACCTGAACCAGGTGAGGTGtcccccctccactcctccacctccagcaaGAAATGTGACGGATTGAAACGGAGCATGAACGACTCGGACGACGAGGGAGATCTGCTGGAGGATGACGacgag AtgaagagcagagggagagaggatgacgaggaggagcCCGAAGAAGGAGAGGACGACGGAGACAGCGCCAACGGAGACGAGTCCtaa
- the hnrnpc gene encoding heterogeneous nuclear ribonucleoproteins C1/C2 isoform X2: MSPLSPKTQRQTSSDLITDPMDSNVTNKTDPRSLNSRVFIGNLNTLLVTKGDVEAIFAKYGKIVGCSVHKGYAFVQYANERNARNAVVSEDGRMIVGQVLDINLAGEPKPHRSKTVKRSAGDMYSSSVDLDYDFQRDYYDRMYSYQSRVPPPPPPPLSRAVIPSKRPRVSVSGGGSRRTKTSFSSSSKTSQRTSRAAVKVDDLQTIKRELTQIKHKVDYLLESLERMEKDHGKKSDMKSCKPEPGEVSPLHSSTSSKKCDGLKRSMNDSDDEGDLLEDDDEMKSRGREDDEEEPEEGEDDGDSANGDES, encoded by the exons ATGTCACCATTATCACCGAAA ACTCAGAGGCAGACCTCCAGCGACCTGATCACAGATCCAATGGA CAGCAACGTGACCAACAAGACGGACCCGCGCTCCCTCAACTCCCGGGTCTTCATCGGCAACCTCAACACCCTGCTGGTCACCAAGGGCGACGTGGAGGCCATCTTCGCCAAGTACGGCAAGATCGTGGGCTGCTCCGTGCACAAGGGCTACGCCTTCGTGCAGTACGCCAACGAGAGGAACGCCCGCAACGCCGTGGTCAGCGAGGACGGGAGGATGATCGTGGGACAGGTGCTAG acATCAACCTGGCAGGTGAGCCCAAACCTCACCGGTCGAAGACAGTGAAGCGCTCTGCGGGAGAcatgtacag TTCATCTGTTGATTTGGACTACGACTTCCAGAGAGATTACTACGACAG GATGTACTCCTACCAGTCCCGCgtgcctccccctcccccgcccccgcTGTCCCGCGCCGTCATCCCCTCGAAGCGCCCGAGGGTGAGCGTGAGCGGGGGGGGCAGCCGGCGGACCAAGACCagcttctcctcgtcctccaagACCAGCCAGAGGACCTCCCGCGCCGCGGTGAAGGTGGACGACCTGCAGACCATCAAGAGGGAGCTCACGCAGATCAAGCACAAGGTGGACTACCTGCTGGAGAGCCTCGAGCGCATGGAGAAGGACCACGGAAAGAAGTCGG ATATGAAGAGCTGCAAACCTGAACCAGGTGAGGTGtcccccctccactcctccacctccagcaaGAAATGTGACGGATTGAAACGGAGCATGAACGACTCGGACGACGAGGGAGATCTGCTGGAGGATGACGacgag AtgaagagcagagggagagaggatgacgaggaggagcCCGAAGAAGGAGAGGACGACGGAGACAGCGCCAACGGAGACGAGTCCtaa
- the hnrnpc gene encoding heterogeneous nuclear ribonucleoproteins C1/C2 isoform X4 has product MDPMASSNVTNKTDPRSLNSRVFIGNLNTLLVTKGDVEAIFAKYGKIVGCSVHKGYAFVQYANERNARNAVVSEDGRMIVGQVLDINLAGEPKPHRSKTVKRSAGDMYSSSVDLDYDFQRDYYDRMYSYQSRVPPPPPPPLSRAVIPSKRPRVSVSGGGSRRTKTSFSSSSKTSQRTSRAAVKVDDLQTIKRELTQIKHKVDYLLESLERMEKDHGKKSDMKSCKPEPGEVSPLHSSTSSKKCDGLKRSMNDSDDEGDLLEDDDEMKSRGREDDEEEPEEGEDDGDSANGDES; this is encoded by the exons ATGGA CCCGATGGCCAGCAGCAACGTGACCAACAAGACGGACCCGCGCTCCCTCAACTCCCGGGTCTTCATCGGCAACCTCAACACCCTGCTGGTCACCAAGGGCGACGTGGAGGCCATCTTCGCCAAGTACGGCAAGATCGTGGGCTGCTCCGTGCACAAGGGCTACGCCTTCGTGCAGTACGCCAACGAGAGGAACGCCCGCAACGCCGTGGTCAGCGAGGACGGGAGGATGATCGTGGGACAGGTGCTAG acATCAACCTGGCAGGTGAGCCCAAACCTCACCGGTCGAAGACAGTGAAGCGCTCTGCGGGAGAcatgtacag TTCATCTGTTGATTTGGACTACGACTTCCAGAGAGATTACTACGACAG GATGTACTCCTACCAGTCCCGCgtgcctccccctcccccgcccccgcTGTCCCGCGCCGTCATCCCCTCGAAGCGCCCGAGGGTGAGCGTGAGCGGGGGGGGCAGCCGGCGGACCAAGACCagcttctcctcgtcctccaagACCAGCCAGAGGACCTCCCGCGCCGCGGTGAAGGTGGACGACCTGCAGACCATCAAGAGGGAGCTCACGCAGATCAAGCACAAGGTGGACTACCTGCTGGAGAGCCTCGAGCGCATGGAGAAGGACCACGGAAAGAAGTCGG ATATGAAGAGCTGCAAACCTGAACCAGGTGAGGTGtcccccctccactcctccacctccagcaaGAAATGTGACGGATTGAAACGGAGCATGAACGACTCGGACGACGAGGGAGATCTGCTGGAGGATGACGacgag AtgaagagcagagggagagaggatgacgaggaggagcCCGAAGAAGGAGAGGACGACGGAGACAGCGCCAACGGAGACGAGTCCtaa
- the hnrnpc gene encoding heterogeneous nuclear ribonucleoproteins C1/C2 isoform X7 — MDNVTNKTDPRSLNSRVFIGNLNTLLVTKGDVEAIFAKYGKIVGCSVHKGYAFVQYANERNARNAVVSEDGRMIVGQVLDINLAGEPKPHRSKTVKRSAGDMYSSSVDLDYDFQRDYYDRMYSYQSRVPPPPPPPLSRAVIPSKRPRVSVSGGGSRRTKTSFSSSSKTSQRTSRAAVKVDDLQTIKRELTQIKHKVDYLLESLERMEKDHGKKSDMKSCKPEPGEVSPLHSSTSSKKCDGLKRSMNDSDDEGDLLEDDDEMKSRGREDDEEEPEEGEDDGDSANGDES, encoded by the exons ATGGA CAACGTGACCAACAAGACGGACCCGCGCTCCCTCAACTCCCGGGTCTTCATCGGCAACCTCAACACCCTGCTGGTCACCAAGGGCGACGTGGAGGCCATCTTCGCCAAGTACGGCAAGATCGTGGGCTGCTCCGTGCACAAGGGCTACGCCTTCGTGCAGTACGCCAACGAGAGGAACGCCCGCAACGCCGTGGTCAGCGAGGACGGGAGGATGATCGTGGGACAGGTGCTAG acATCAACCTGGCAGGTGAGCCCAAACCTCACCGGTCGAAGACAGTGAAGCGCTCTGCGGGAGAcatgtacag TTCATCTGTTGATTTGGACTACGACTTCCAGAGAGATTACTACGACAG GATGTACTCCTACCAGTCCCGCgtgcctccccctcccccgcccccgcTGTCCCGCGCCGTCATCCCCTCGAAGCGCCCGAGGGTGAGCGTGAGCGGGGGGGGCAGCCGGCGGACCAAGACCagcttctcctcgtcctccaagACCAGCCAGAGGACCTCCCGCGCCGCGGTGAAGGTGGACGACCTGCAGACCATCAAGAGGGAGCTCACGCAGATCAAGCACAAGGTGGACTACCTGCTGGAGAGCCTCGAGCGCATGGAGAAGGACCACGGAAAGAAGTCGG ATATGAAGAGCTGCAAACCTGAACCAGGTGAGGTGtcccccctccactcctccacctccagcaaGAAATGTGACGGATTGAAACGGAGCATGAACGACTCGGACGACGAGGGAGATCTGCTGGAGGATGACGacgag AtgaagagcagagggagagaggatgacgaggaggagcCCGAAGAAGGAGAGGACGACGGAGACAGCGCCAACGGAGACGAGTCCtaa